Proteins encoded together in one Nitratireductor basaltis window:
- a CDS encoding zinc-binding alcohol dehydrogenase family protein: MTGSSASMMQCVVCDEPGKISIHERDLPLEAREGWVLVDIAAAGICGTDYHIFEGKHPFLQYPRMIGHELSGHVASGPDQGRLVVINPYISCGTCRACRRGKPNCCTRIEVLGVHRDGGMCQRIAVPAENLYPADGLTPQQAAMVEFLAIGAHAVQRSGTGPGDLVLVTGAGPIGIGAALFARIAGAEVHLMDLSDARLDLARSHFGFDKNHKPGDDILQGDRAEGFDVVFDATGNAKAIEAGFPLVAHGGSTVLVSVVKDDISFTDSEFHKREARIIGSRNALKDDFERVMKAIRDGHIPTDAIASRTIALPDLPKQFPALVEDREKLVKVLVTP; the protein is encoded by the coding sequence ATGACAGGGAGTTCTGCTTCGATGATGCAATGCGTGGTGTGTGACGAGCCGGGCAAGATTTCCATCCATGAGCGCGATCTGCCTCTTGAAGCGCGCGAGGGCTGGGTGCTGGTGGACATCGCGGCTGCGGGCATATGCGGTACGGACTACCACATCTTCGAAGGCAAGCATCCATTCCTGCAATATCCGCGGATGATCGGGCATGAGCTATCCGGACATGTCGCATCCGGACCCGACCAGGGCCGGCTCGTCGTGATCAATCCCTATATCTCCTGCGGCACCTGCCGCGCCTGCCGCCGCGGCAAGCCCAATTGCTGCACGCGGATCGAGGTTCTCGGCGTTCATCGTGACGGTGGCATGTGCCAGCGCATCGCGGTGCCAGCGGAAAACCTCTATCCGGCCGACGGACTAACGCCGCAGCAGGCGGCCATGGTCGAGTTCCTGGCCATTGGTGCTCATGCTGTCCAGCGCTCCGGCACGGGGCCGGGTGATCTCGTTCTGGTGACGGGTGCAGGACCCATCGGGATCGGCGCAGCACTGTTCGCGCGCATTGCCGGAGCCGAGGTTCACCTGATGGATCTCAGCGATGCGCGGCTGGATCTGGCACGCTCCCACTTCGGTTTCGACAAGAACCACAAGCCCGGTGACGACATCCTGCAGGGCGATCGCGCCGAAGGTTTCGACGTGGTTTTCGATGCAACAGGCAATGCCAAGGCAATCGAAGCCGGTTTCCCGCTCGTCGCGCATGGCGGCTCGACCGTGCTGGTGAGCGTGGTGAAGGACGACATTTCTTTCACCGACAGCGAGTTTCATAAGCGCGAGGCGCGGATCATCGGTTCGCGCAACGCTCTGAAGGACGATTTCGAGCGCGTCATGAAGGCTATCCGCGACGGCCATATTCCCACCGACGCCATCGCCTCCCGAACGATCGCGCTGCCGGACCTGCCAAAGCAATTTCCGGCTCTTGTTGAAGACCGCGAGAAGCTTGTGAAGGTTCTGGTCACGCCTTAG
- a CDS encoding glutathione S-transferase family protein produces MQKSTVYHIPVCPFSQRLEILLELKGQREAVSFEVVDITRPRDPALLEKTRGTTALPVLETPDGKIIKESLVILDYLDEALPGPLIRRSDPLQHAIERMLIVKEGAFTAAGYSLVMNQKEKARDQMTDKLVALYAELDDFLRFHNPHGIFLFDDFGLAEAVFTPVFMRFWFLEYYEGFELPRRAEFDRVHVWREACLAHEAAQQVSREEVVKLYYDYALGAGNGALPEGRKRSSFAFEPHWRERPWPPREKYGPTASDKALGLV; encoded by the coding sequence ATGCAGAAATCAACCGTCTACCACATCCCGGTCTGCCCTTTCTCCCAAAGGCTCGAGATCCTTCTGGAACTCAAGGGGCAACGGGAGGCCGTATCCTTCGAAGTCGTGGACATAACCAGGCCGCGCGACCCGGCTCTTTTGGAAAAGACGCGAGGCACCACTGCGCTGCCCGTTCTGGAGACGCCCGACGGGAAGATCATCAAGGAAAGCCTTGTTATCCTCGATTATCTTGACGAGGCACTGCCCGGACCGCTCATCCGCCGCTCCGACCCGTTGCAGCACGCCATTGAACGCATGCTGATTGTGAAGGAAGGCGCGTTCACCGCCGCAGGCTATTCGCTTGTGATGAACCAGAAAGAAAAGGCGCGTGACCAGATGACGGACAAGCTCGTCGCGCTCTACGCAGAGCTTGATGATTTCCTGCGCTTCCACAATCCTCACGGAATCTTTCTCTTCGACGACTTCGGCCTTGCGGAAGCGGTGTTCACGCCGGTCTTCATGCGCTTCTGGTTCCTTGAATATTACGAGGGATTTGAGCTGCCGCGCCGCGCCGAATTCGACCGCGTCCATGTATGGCGTGAAGCCTGCCTGGCGCATGAAGCTGCCCAGCAGGTGAGCCGCGAGGAGGTCGTGAAGCTCTACTACGATTACGCTCTGGGCGCGGGCAATGGTGCGCTGCCCGAGGGGCGCAAGCGCTCAAGCTTTGCGTTTGAACCGCATTGGCGCGAGCGGCCCTGGCCGCCGAGGGAAAAATACGGACCAACCGCATCAGATAAGGCACTTGGCCTCGTCTGA
- a CDS encoding ABC transporter ATP-binding protein: protein MAAAVENEAATALQVEDLKVSIGGKMVVDGVDLEVGQGEIVALVGESGSGKSLSALSIMGLLAGNLERSAKSIRLGDEAIETYGDARMRHLRGDAMSMIFQEPVASLNPLMSVGEQVSESLVVHGHASKDEAWDKAVKMLADVGIPEPERRARQFPAELSGGMCQRVMIASALIARPRLLIADEPTTALDVTIQAQILELMKRLRDETGTSVLIITHDMGVVAALADKVCVMYGGRIVEQAEVYEIFRNPSHPYTKLLLSTIPKLGGARKEALFSIKGTVPDLNSWPEGCRFRTRCPLADEKCAERPPFLPVNGEGDHRSACWHMDRLEELA from the coding sequence ATGGCAGCAGCGGTTGAGAACGAAGCAGCCACCGCACTTCAGGTCGAGGATCTGAAGGTCTCGATCGGCGGCAAGATGGTCGTCGATGGCGTGGATCTTGAAGTCGGACAGGGCGAGATCGTGGCCCTGGTCGGTGAGAGCGGCTCGGGCAAAAGCCTGAGTGCCCTTTCGATCATGGGGCTCCTGGCTGGAAATCTGGAACGTTCAGCAAAATCGATCAGGCTCGGCGACGAGGCCATCGAGACCTATGGCGATGCCCGGATGCGCCATCTTCGCGGCGATGCCATGTCCATGATTTTCCAGGAACCGGTGGCCTCTCTCAATCCGCTGATGAGTGTCGGTGAACAGGTGTCGGAAAGCCTTGTGGTCCACGGCCATGCCTCGAAGGACGAGGCCTGGGACAAGGCGGTGAAGATGCTGGCCGATGTCGGCATCCCGGAACCGGAACGCCGCGCGCGCCAGTTTCCCGCGGAACTCTCCGGCGGCATGTGCCAGCGTGTCATGATCGCTTCGGCCCTCATCGCCCGCCCTCGCCTGCTGATCGCCGATGAGCCGACGACTGCACTGGACGTGACCATTCAGGCGCAGATCCTGGAACTGATGAAGCGCCTTCGCGACGAGACCGGTACATCCGTTCTCATCATCACGCACGATATGGGTGTTGTTGCCGCCCTCGCCGACAAGGTCTGTGTCATGTATGGCGGGCGCATCGTTGAACAGGCGGAGGTCTACGAGATATTCCGCAATCCCTCGCACCCCTACACGAAGCTCCTCCTTTCAACGATCCCCAAGCTCGGCGGGGCGCGCAAGGAAGCGCTGTTCTCGATCAAGGGCACCGTGCCCGATCTGAATTCCTGGCCGGAAGGTTGCCGCTTTCGCACGCGCTGCCCGCTGGCGGACGAGAAATGCGCCGAGCGGCCGCCCTTCCTGCCCGTGAATGGCGAAGGCGATCACCGATCCGCATGCTGGCACATGGACAGGCTGGAGGAACTCGCATGA
- a CDS encoding aldo/keto reductase — MRTRKIGKTEVEVSEIAFGCAGIGNLYREVSDEDVQSVLKTAWDAGIRYFDTAPHYGRGLSEMRLGQFLEGRNGFQISTKVGRVLSPAQSPIAEADGFINPAQNDVRYDYSGDGIEESLEQSFERLGVTRADIIFVHDIGEYTHGTANADHMDAFFGSGYERLLRLKEKGRIGAFGLGVNECQVCLDVMDHGPIDVILLAGRLSLLDRSGEEALVPRCLEEGTSLVLGGIFNSGILATGPVPGATYDYGPAPQDVLERVGELKAVAEAHDVALPTAAIHFAREHPAAAAVLLGTAKPSSLTRNLKALEVSVPLEAKKALGFRSPDW; from the coding sequence ATGAGGACGCGCAAGATCGGCAAGACCGAGGTCGAGGTGAGCGAAATCGCCTTTGGCTGTGCCGGGATCGGCAATCTCTATCGCGAAGTGTCCGATGAGGACGTGCAATCGGTATTGAAAACCGCCTGGGATGCGGGCATTCGCTATTTTGACACAGCGCCGCACTATGGTCGCGGGCTATCCGAAATGCGTCTTGGCCAATTCCTTGAAGGACGGAACGGTTTCCAGATTTCCACCAAGGTGGGGCGTGTCCTCAGTCCGGCGCAATCCCCAATCGCAGAGGCCGACGGCTTCATAAATCCCGCCCAGAACGATGTGCGCTACGACTATTCCGGTGATGGCATCGAGGAAAGTCTCGAGCAGAGTTTCGAGCGGCTGGGTGTCACCCGCGCCGACATCATCTTCGTGCATGACATAGGCGAATATACCCACGGCACGGCCAATGCGGACCATATGGACGCCTTTTTCGGCTCCGGCTATGAGCGGCTGTTGCGGCTGAAGGAAAAGGGGCGGATCGGCGCCTTCGGCCTTGGCGTGAACGAGTGCCAGGTCTGCCTGGATGTGATGGATCACGGCCCCATCGACGTCATCCTTCTGGCCGGCCGGCTGTCATTGCTCGACCGCTCCGGTGAAGAAGCCCTTGTGCCGCGATGCCTGGAGGAAGGCACCAGCCTGGTTCTTGGCGGCATCTTCAACTCGGGCATTCTTGCAACCGGACCCGTACCGGGTGCGACCTATGATTATGGTCCGGCACCACAGGATGTGCTTGAACGGGTGGGCGAGTTGAAGGCGGTTGCCGAAGCGCACGATGTTGCGCTGCCGACGGCTGCCATCCATTTCGCACGCGAGCATCCCGCAGCCGCAGCCGTGCTCCTGGGGACGGCCAAGCCATCCTCGCTAACGCGCAATCTCAAGGCGCTCGAGGTGAGCGTGCCGCTGGAGGCAAAGAAGGCATTGGGCTTCAGAAGCCCGGATTGGTGA
- a CDS encoding M20 aminoacylase family protein has protein sequence MDLAPIVNDARQWRRHLHQMPELQFVEHKTADFVAEKLASFGLEVHRGMGGTGVVAVIDGKGPGKNIALRCELDALPIEEQTNVEYSSRNEGAMHACGHDGHMSMLLGAARSLSENRDFGGTVTVIFQPAEEFGGGGNKMIEDGLFEKFPVDEVYAIHNMPGVKAGQVAALAGPVMAAARSWDLIIRGKGAHAGWPHTGIDGIAIAHDFTSGCNTIVARETDPVEAVVISPTQIHAGTNYNVVPEVVKVGGTIRTLSNESMAMVMDKMRQLAKGLAIAKGCEIELDIHEGYPVTVNHAAQVDAALQIARDTFGADAVDEEVAPKMGTEDFSYMLAKKPGAYIFLGSGDTAPLHNPKYDFNDDILERGIGLLASLARKRTAA, from the coding sequence ATGGATCTCGCACCGATCGTCAATGATGCACGCCAATGGCGCCGTCATCTGCACCAGATGCCCGAACTGCAATTTGTCGAGCACAAGACCGCCGATTTCGTCGCGGAGAAACTCGCCTCCTTCGGGCTTGAGGTACATCGCGGCATGGGTGGCACCGGCGTTGTTGCGGTCATAGATGGCAAAGGTCCAGGCAAGAACATTGCACTGCGCTGCGAGCTCGACGCCCTTCCGATCGAGGAACAGACAAATGTGGAATATTCCTCGCGCAATGAAGGCGCGATGCATGCCTGTGGACATGACGGGCATATGTCCATGCTGCTTGGCGCTGCGCGCAGCCTGAGCGAGAACCGCGACTTTGGCGGGACCGTCACGGTTATCTTCCAGCCCGCCGAAGAATTCGGCGGTGGCGGCAACAAGATGATCGAGGACGGCTTGTTCGAGAAGTTCCCGGTCGACGAAGTCTACGCCATTCACAACATGCCGGGCGTGAAGGCAGGTCAGGTCGCGGCCCTTGCAGGCCCGGTCATGGCGGCCGCGCGCAGCTGGGACCTCATCATCCGTGGCAAAGGCGCTCACGCAGGCTGGCCGCATACGGGCATCGACGGCATCGCCATCGCCCATGACTTCACCAGCGGCTGCAACACCATCGTCGCGCGCGAGACCGACCCGGTCGAGGCAGTCGTCATCTCGCCAACGCAGATCCATGCCGGCACCAACTACAATGTGGTACCCGAAGTGGTGAAGGTCGGCGGCACGATCCGCACCTTGAGCAACGAATCCATGGCAATGGTCATGGACAAGATGCGCCAACTTGCGAAGGGCCTTGCCATCGCCAAGGGCTGCGAGATCGAGCTGGACATCCATGAAGGCTATCCCGTCACGGTCAACCATGCGGCACAGGTGGATGCGGCATTGCAGATCGCCCGCGATACTTTCGGAGCCGACGCCGTGGACGAGGAAGTCGCGCCAAAGATGGGCACGGAAGATTTCAGCTACATGCTGGCGAAAAAGCCCGGCGCCTATATCTTCCTGGGCTCTGGCGACACTGCCCCGCTGCACAATCCCAAATACGACTTCAACGACGACATCCTGGAGCGCGGTATCGGGCTGCTCGCAAGCCTCGCACGCAAACGAACGGCCGCCTGA
- a CDS encoding ABC transporter ATP-binding protein: protein MSRETILSVRNLKVHFPVKGGINRPSGTVKAVDGVSFDVQAGETVAVVGESGCGKSTTGNAILSLAPITAGEVHFNGQDIARMKPAERKTLWRDLQVVFQDPVSALNPKRTIAQSIAEPLAINGYSRKEQDARVDELVALVGLNQSQRDRYPNELSGGQRQRVVIARALALNPKLVICDEPVSALDVSIQSQILNLLMELQERLGLSYLFISHDLSVVRHLADRVIVMYLGTIVEEAQTDELFTNPRHPYTRALLSAIPEPDPVVQRAKKPIPLQGELPSPLNPPAGCPFVTRCPLREEACSTIRPELTPDPTSPTHHFACLVEARAVPVNV, encoded by the coding sequence ATGAGCCGCGAAACAATTCTCTCCGTCCGCAATCTGAAGGTTCATTTTCCGGTCAAGGGTGGCATCAACCGCCCCTCCGGCACGGTGAAGGCAGTCGATGGCGTCAGCTTTGATGTCCAGGCAGGCGAGACGGTTGCCGTTGTCGGCGAGTCCGGTTGCGGCAAGTCAACCACGGGCAACGCGATCCTGAGCCTCGCGCCCATCACCGCAGGTGAAGTGCATTTCAACGGTCAGGACATTGCCCGCATGAAGCCTGCCGAGCGCAAGACGCTGTGGCGTGATCTTCAGGTTGTCTTTCAGGACCCGGTCTCCGCGCTCAATCCGAAACGGACCATCGCGCAATCCATCGCCGAACCGCTGGCGATCAACGGCTACAGCCGCAAGGAACAGGACGCGCGGGTGGACGAACTGGTGGCGCTCGTAGGCCTGAACCAGAGCCAGCGCGACCGCTATCCCAACGAGCTTTCCGGCGGTCAGCGCCAGCGCGTCGTCATAGCGCGCGCGCTTGCGCTCAATCCGAAGCTGGTCATCTGCGACGAGCCTGTTTCCGCCCTCGACGTCTCCATCCAGTCGCAGATCCTCAATCTGCTGATGGAGCTCCAGGAGCGGCTGGGGCTTTCCTATCTCTTCATCTCGCACGACCTGTCAGTGGTCCGCCATCTCGCAGACCGCGTGATCGTGATGTATCTCGGCACGATCGTCGAGGAAGCGCAAACGGACGAGCTCTTCACAAATCCGCGCCATCCCTATACGCGCGCACTGTTGAGCGCCATTCCGGAGCCCGACCCCGTCGTCCAGCGTGCAAAGAAGCCCATCCCCTTGCAGGGCGAACTGCCAAGCCCGCTGAACCCGCCCGCCGGATGTCCGTTCGTCACGCGTTGTCCGCTGCGCGAAGAAGCATGCAGCACGATCAGGCCGGAGCTGACGCCCGATCCGACTTCGCCCACCCATCACTTCGCCTGCCTCGTCGAAGCGCGGGCAGTGCCCGTGAACGTCTAG
- a CDS encoding cupin domain-containing protein, with the protein MEQLLKETQPISWNGVTYKTLLDGLGSGGAMSIVDSISPPGFGPPRHIHDAEDEAFVLLTGRCRFWMEGETFERGAGAAVFVPRGKEHTFQVVGDEPCRHLLILTPSGFENFFADMAAGAFRIPEDMGDVEEAAARHNLRFTGPPLGAE; encoded by the coding sequence ATGGAACAACTTCTGAAGGAAACCCAGCCCATCAGCTGGAACGGGGTCACGTACAAGACACTGCTCGATGGTTTGGGCAGTGGTGGTGCAATGTCCATCGTGGACAGCATCTCGCCACCCGGTTTCGGGCCTCCCCGTCATATTCACGATGCCGAGGACGAAGCCTTCGTCCTATTGACCGGCCGCTGCCGCTTCTGGATGGAGGGTGAGACCTTCGAACGGGGCGCGGGCGCGGCTGTCTTCGTGCCGCGGGGAAAGGAACACACTTTTCAGGTCGTCGGTGACGAGCCGTGTCGGCACCTGCTCATCCTCACGCCCTCGGGCTTTGAGAATTTCTTCGCGGATATGGCTGCGGGCGCATTCCGCATACCCGAAGACATGGGCGATGTCGAAGAGGCAGCTGCGCGGCACAATCTGCGTTTCACCGGCCCGCCACTGGGAGCTGAATGA
- a CDS encoding gamma-glutamyltransferase, whose translation MMQTWQIKKGQLSSDKGVVAAQHFEAARAAADVLARGGNAMDAAVTCALALSVVEPWLSGVGGGGFLLYGDGKTGEVDTLDFNVRASRNIDPARYPLVEGNDGEWFNWPAVKDDRNIIGYESICIPGAVDGLAQALEKYGTISFAEAVQPAIELAERGMIVDWFTALCFAIDARGLARYEHSAELFLEDGMPIRTPASGGAEYLPMPAKARMLKRLAEAGPRDFYEGQTASQIVEDLKAGGNVIDAQDLAGFSSRWAKPATASYRDTEINVIADLSGGPSFIHAMAEVEAKLDVTKRPDAAASRLYAQAIRRAYEYRLQNMGHAARREDCTSHMSVVDSEGNMVSLTNTLLSRFGSKVTLPQTGMLMNNGMMWFDPRPGAANAIAPAAQPLANMCPVLFRKNGKPYLAIGAAGGRQIFPALVQLSSYVIDYGMNLENAFHEPRIDASTPTILVDRMAQTDVAAAIAEDFPVKIVSNTLHPVNFAIPSAVLRDAEGMHHGMSHPSNPWAGVAGEGDDGSSG comes from the coding sequence ATGATGCAAACCTGGCAGATCAAGAAGGGCCAGCTTTCCAGCGACAAGGGTGTTGTCGCAGCCCAGCATTTCGAGGCAGCCCGCGCGGCAGCCGACGTGCTGGCCCGCGGTGGCAATGCGATGGACGCGGCTGTCACCTGCGCGCTCGCACTCTCCGTGGTCGAGCCCTGGCTGAGCGGTGTCGGCGGTGGCGGCTTCCTGCTTTACGGCGATGGCAAGACGGGTGAAGTCGACACGCTCGACTTCAATGTCCGCGCCTCGCGCAATATCGATCCCGCACGATATCCGCTCGTTGAAGGCAATGACGGCGAATGGTTCAACTGGCCGGCGGTCAAGGATGACCGTAACATTATCGGCTACGAATCCATCTGCATTCCCGGTGCCGTCGATGGCCTGGCGCAGGCGCTTGAGAAATACGGCACGATCAGCTTCGCAGAAGCCGTCCAGCCTGCCATAGAACTTGCCGAGCGCGGCATGATCGTCGACTGGTTCACCGCCTTGTGCTTCGCCATCGATGCACGCGGCCTTGCCCGCTACGAGCATTCCGCAGAACTCTTCCTTGAAGACGGAATGCCGATCCGCACTCCCGCGTCCGGTGGCGCGGAATATCTGCCGATGCCCGCCAAGGCTAGAATGCTGAAGCGGCTTGCCGAAGCCGGTCCCCGCGACTTCTATGAAGGCCAGACTGCAAGTCAGATCGTGGAAGATCTCAAAGCAGGCGGCAATGTGATCGACGCACAAGACCTGGCAGGCTTCTCATCACGCTGGGCAAAGCCCGCAACGGCGAGTTACCGCGACACCGAGATAAATGTGATCGCGGACCTCTCCGGCGGTCCGAGCTTCATCCACGCCATGGCAGAAGTGGAAGCCAAGCTTGATGTGACGAAGCGCCCGGATGCTGCCGCTTCCCGGCTCTATGCGCAGGCGATACGCCGTGCCTACGAGTACCGCCTGCAGAACATGGGACATGCCGCCAGGCGCGAGGACTGCACCAGCCACATGTCGGTGGTGGATTCCGAGGGCAACATGGTGTCGCTGACCAACACGCTGCTCTCGCGCTTCGGCTCCAAGGTGACGCTGCCACAGACCGGCATGCTGATGAACAACGGCATGATGTGGTTCGACCCGCGTCCGGGTGCGGCCAATGCGATTGCACCCGCAGCACAGCCGCTCGCCAATATGTGTCCCGTTCTCTTCCGCAAGAACGGCAAGCCATATCTGGCTATAGGTGCAGCCGGCGGACGGCAGATCTTCCCTGCCCTCGTTCAGCTTTCATCCTATGTCATCGACTATGGCATGAATCTCGAAAATGCCTTCCACGAGCCTCGCATAGACGCCAGCACGCCGACCATTCTGGTCGACCGCATGGCGCAGACCGATGTGGCAGCGGCAATCGCTGAGGACTTCCCGGTGAAGATCGTGTCGAATACGCTTCATCCGGTGAATTTCGCAATCCCCTCGGCTGTTCTGCGCGACGCGGAGGGCATGCATCACGGCATGAGCCACCCAAGCAATCCATGGGCCGGCGTGGCCGGGGAGGGCGATGATGGCAGCAGCGGTTGA
- a CDS encoding LysR family transcriptional regulator → MNFLTLDLNLLRVLDALLHEGSTVKAGERLGMSQSAVSGALSRLRHALGDPLFVRHGQGLRATDYAASLATPLRVELDRLEELLCGGERFVPHEAELSFKIAGSDFFAEMLMPRLATDLRRKAPGIRVQLVDLVPYSYVETLERYEADLALLPDTQVPDWVEKRALFRSSFVAIAARGNPRIAAAGIKAGEMLPMDLFCDLGHVLFSPEGKTSAMGDAALARVGRQRRVVMTMPVFSGVCRAVSVSDLIALVPRQLAEQLSDQLALSIHPPPMPIDPPLIISAWHRRSSANPAHRFMREEIAQVLSSLNEGGELPLP, encoded by the coding sequence ATGAATTTTTTGACCCTCGATCTCAATCTTCTGCGCGTGCTCGATGCACTGCTGCATGAGGGCTCCACGGTGAAAGCCGGAGAGCGGCTGGGCATGTCGCAGTCGGCTGTCTCGGGAGCGCTGTCGCGGCTGCGCCATGCGCTTGGCGATCCGCTTTTCGTGCGTCACGGGCAGGGGCTGCGTGCAACAGACTACGCTGCGTCACTGGCCACGCCGCTGCGCGTGGAACTGGACCGGCTGGAGGAACTGCTGTGCGGGGGCGAACGCTTTGTTCCCCATGAAGCGGAATTGTCCTTCAAGATCGCGGGCAGCGATTTCTTCGCCGAGATGCTGATGCCGCGGCTGGCGACCGATCTGCGCCGGAAGGCACCGGGTATCAGGGTGCAGCTCGTCGACCTCGTGCCATACAGCTATGTCGAAACGCTGGAACGCTACGAGGCCGACCTTGCCCTTCTGCCGGACACGCAGGTGCCCGATTGGGTGGAAAAACGCGCGCTCTTCCGCTCAAGCTTCGTGGCGATCGCCGCAAGGGGCAATCCACGGATCGCCGCAGCAGGAATCAAAGCCGGCGAAATGCTTCCGATGGATCTCTTCTGCGACCTTGGCCATGTACTGTTCTCGCCCGAAGGCAAGACCAGTGCGATGGGAGATGCCGCGCTGGCACGGGTGGGAAGGCAGAGGCGGGTGGTCATGACCATGCCAGTCTTCTCGGGCGTGTGTCGGGCCGTCAGCGTCAGCGATCTGATCGCACTCGTACCGCGCCAGCTTGCCGAGCAACTCTCCGACCAGCTGGCGCTGTCGATCCATCCCCCGCCCATGCCGATTGACCCGCCGTTGATCATCAGCGCATGGCACCGCCGCTCCTCGGCCAATCCCGCCCACCGCTTCATGCGGGAAGAGATTGCGCAGGTGCTTTCATCGCTGAACGAGGGCGGCGAGCTGCCTCTGCCGTGA
- a CDS encoding GntR family transcriptional regulator: MARSDRRYREAHNHLLDYCARLTVGDAIPSEKALGEEISVSRTVVRRCLSGFAEIGLISWEGRDKRLLRLPQEGDRLDEIDGGLSSDDLEQRFFDWILRFDVAADTPLSVAELSRTFNVPQHELKEFLAGLSRFGLVTRRRQGGWMLRGFTKDFAVELSDFRSVLELNAIAQLLEAPVDHPIWKQLEQLRAQHVDLARRIDADFHEFSKLDEAFHRAVNSVVANRFTREFQKVISLIFHYHYLWNKAEEKERNLAAIQEHLAIIDALEARDEDAAMKAARAHLRTSKTTLLSSLRYHELG, from the coding sequence ATGGCGCGCAGCGACAGGCGTTACAGGGAAGCCCATAACCATCTGCTCGACTATTGCGCGCGTCTGACCGTAGGTGACGCCATTCCATCCGAGAAAGCGCTAGGCGAGGAAATTTCCGTCAGCCGCACCGTCGTGCGTCGCTGCCTCAGCGGATTTGCGGAGATCGGCCTGATCTCCTGGGAAGGGCGCGACAAGCGCCTTCTGCGCCTTCCGCAAGAAGGCGACCGGCTGGACGAGATCGACGGAGGATTGTCTTCCGATGATCTCGAGCAGCGCTTCTTTGACTGGATCCTGCGCTTCGACGTTGCTGCCGACACACCGCTTTCGGTGGCGGAACTGTCGCGAACATTCAATGTCCCCCAGCATGAGCTTAAGGAGTTCCTTGCCGGCCTCAGCCGCTTCGGTCTTGTCACCCGTCGGCGCCAGGGCGGCTGGATGTTGCGCGGTTTCACCAAGGATTTCGCGGTCGAGCTTTCCGATTTCCGTTCGGTGCTGGAGCTGAACGCCATCGCTCAACTTCTGGAAGCGCCGGTGGATCACCCGATCTGGAAACAGCTCGAGCAGCTACGCGCGCAACATGTCGATCTCGCCCGCCGCATCGATGCCGACTTTCACGAATTTTCCAAGCTGGACGAAGCCTTTCACCGCGCGGTCAATTCGGTTGTCGCCAACCGCTTCACCCGCGAGTTCCAGAAGGTCATCTCGCTGATCTTCCACTACCACTATCTGTGGAACAAGGCGGAGGAGAAGGAGCGGAACCTGGCGGCGATCCAAGAGCATCTGGCGATCATCGACGCACTGGAAGCGCGCGACGAGGATGCCGCCATGAAGGCGGCACGCGCGCATCTGCGCACCTCGAAGACCACGCTTCTGTCCTCGTTGCGCTATCACGAACTTGGTTAG
- a CDS encoding polysaccharide deacetylase family protein: protein MKMPAPYKWPEGKKAAFCFSVDVDAHSPWMWNNRNDQPQLLSHLEQRHFGPRVGLPRIVEMLDRLGVKGSFFVPAAVAEKYPDMLPSLVEGGHEIGLHGYFHELVNQTSDEEFTRMLEASIALFEKQVGFKPAGFRSPAWEMTPHMVAEIRKHGFYDSSLMGYDTPYEVDQVTEVPVNWSTDDAIFFKFLGGAGFDMWPPVGTDRVLAAWTDELDALHDAGALFMLTIHDWISGRAPRTVMVEKLLQDVLSRSDLWVATVGEVAAHHEAENKGANEVGIDIPAPMFDHPAWKGE, encoded by the coding sequence GGCCCGAAGGCAAGAAGGCGGCCTTTTGCTTCAGCGTCGACGTGGACGCCCATTCACCGTGGATGTGGAACAACCGCAACGACCAGCCGCAGCTTCTCTCCCATCTCGAGCAGCGCCATTTTGGCCCGCGCGTCGGACTGCCACGCATTGTCGAGATGCTGGACAGGCTTGGCGTCAAGGGCAGCTTCTTCGTCCCTGCCGCCGTCGCCGAGAAATATCCCGACATGCTGCCTTCGCTCGTCGAAGGGGGCCACGAAATAGGCCTGCACGGCTATTTCCACGAGCTCGTAAACCAAACGAGCGACGAGGAATTTACGCGCATGCTCGAAGCCTCCATCGCGCTGTTTGAAAAACAGGTCGGCTTCAAGCCTGCAGGCTTCCGTTCTCCTGCCTGGGAAATGACCCCGCATATGGTGGCCGAGATCAGGAAGCACGGCTTCTATGATAGCTCGCTCATGGGCTACGACACGCCTTATGAAGTCGATCAGGTGACCGAGGTGCCCGTCAACTGGAGCACGGATGACGCGATCTTCTTCAAATTTCTGGGCGGTGCGGGCTTCGACATGTGGCCGCCGGTCGGCACCGACCGTGTGCTCGCCGCATGGACGGACGAACTTGACGCGCTTCATGACGCGGGCGCGCTCTTCATGCTGACCATCCACGACTGGATCTCCGGCCGCGCGCCGCGCACCGTCATGGTCGAGAAGCTGCTTCAGGACGTGCTCTCGCGCTCCGATCTCTGGGTCGCGACGGTCGGTGAAGTGGCTGCCCACCATGAAGCGGAGAACAAGGGCGCGAATGAGGTCGGCATCGACATTCCCGCCCCCATGTTCGACCACCCAGCCTGGAAAGGTGAATGA